TTACCTGCAGCATCGGCTGCAACGCCGCGCCCAAAACTGTCATAACTACCGTAATGATATCTCCTTGTCCACAGGGTCTCACCAGCAGGATTGTATTTAACCGTCAGATAGGTGTGCATACTAATACTAGTATCAACTGAAGCCCCAGTAACAATGATATTGCCCGTTGGATCAGCAGTTATGTCATGAGCAATGTCGTTGAGTCCCGCATCTAATCGGCGGCTCCAAATCGTATCACCATTGGCATCGTATTTTATTGTTAGATAATCGTAATCAAGGCCGTTGAATGAATAGCCGGTCACCATGACGTTGCGCGCTGAATCGGTCACGACGCTCGTGCCGATATTATCCATACCTGTTACATACCCGGCTTGCCAGATGAAATCGCCCGAGGCATCATATTTTACGGTAATGTAATCATAAATCGTATCCATCCGCGAAGAGCCAAAAACTACTATGTCGCCATAGCCATCAACAACCACGCCGTGCGCAAGATCGCTGCCGCCAGTATCAAAAAACCGGATCCAGATAGTATCGCCGGTCGACGTATATTTGATGATGCAAAAATCATAATCTGTGCCGTTGTACGAACTTCCAGCGACGACGATATTGTTTTGATTATCTGTGGTGACGCCAAAAGCGTAATCGGCCATACTGCCATCATAAACACGGGTCCAAACAAGCGGCGGTTGTGCCAAGGCAAAACAGAATATGCCAAAGGCTATTATAATAACGATATATCTTTTCATCGTATCAGGATGATTTTTCTGGTCTCAACCCACTCATCAGTCTCCACCCGTAAGAAATAGACACCAGCAGCACCAGGCTGCAGTCCCGCATTATGCATTCCAGGACCAACCCTATCCTCAAATTTATCTACGACCCGGCCGCAAACGTCGAGCAGACTGATCGTTACGGCTGAACTCACGTCAAGCAAATAGGACAATTCCACCTTTCGGCCGATCGTGGAAACCTTCAAGCGCGAGGTAATGGAAAGATTGCCAGTTTCCGCAATACCGATGCCATAAGGGTCCAGAATCCACAAGCCGCAATCGCCGGCTGCGGTATAGATAAGTCCTCCTTGCACCGAGACGCCACTATGCCTGACCCCGCGACCACAGACTTTGTATCTATAATATCCTACTTCCTGGGGAGTAACCGGGTTTGAGACGTCGAAAATTCTTACTCCACCGCCAGTAAGATCATCCGAGAGATAGGCATAAATCCCCTCCACATATATGTCATTGACCCGCATGGGATAGTAATAACTCACCGGCAAAGGATTGTACGGATCAGATACATCAATGATCCAAAGGTACGACGGGTCATAACCAACATTAAGATATACGTAATTATCAGATACATAGATAGCCCCACCAAGTGACTGTAAATCGCATCCCGCAATGACAGTCGGTGCATAGGGATTGGATATGTTAACTATTCTTAGACCGTCGTCTGAGCTACAATATGCAAAGTCACCAGCAACAACCACATTCCATACCGTCAGCGTTTCCCCATAAGGAATCCCGGTAACGAGGTACGGATTTGCCGGATCTGCAATATCACAGACGGCAAACCCGTATCCACCTGCGCCAGAGGAACCAGAGCAGCCTAAATACGCATAGTTGCCCTGAACACAAACGCTTCTAACCCAACTAT
This candidate division WOR-3 bacterium DNA region includes the following protein-coding sequences:
- a CDS encoding T9SS type A sorting domain-containing protein; the encoded protein is MKRYIVIIIAFGIFCFALAQPPLVWTRVYDGSMADYAFGVTTDNQNNIVVAGSSYNGTDYDFCIIKYTSTGDTIWIRFFDTGGSDLAHGVVVDGYGDIVVFGSSRMDTIYDYITVKYDASGDFIWQAGYVTGMDNIGTSVVTDSARNVMVTGYSFNGLDYDYLTIKYDANGDTIWSRRLDAGLNDIAHDITADPTGNIIVTGASVDTSISMHTYLTVKYNPAGETLWTRRYHYGSYDSFGRGVAADAAGNIAVCGHPFYPARFITVKYDSQGDSVWIRIHILPNPSWTAQDIAIDNDNDIIVTGEYYKDNILIPAFVYHTLKYSAAGDELWTTDYDSGNGIDDYARGVACDNSGGIIVTGFRIDGGNADFLTVKYDEQGAVAEQSLIPFRVSGVKLYAPFPNPFGNDCSITFDLQNPQYLNVTVCDVAGRRLRRLVDGECASGLTKVTWDGTDDSGKIVPSGVYFVRLEALGQSVTKKIVKLE